A window from Vigna angularis cultivar LongXiaoDou No.4 chromosome 7, ASM1680809v1, whole genome shotgun sequence encodes these proteins:
- the LOC128197905 gene encoding uncharacterized protein LOC128197905: MEDWEEAHEVIKADISQLKDQMGQILTALESLKTAGESSSARIEGNIPPYPPKFNALSPSISFPMYGLPPGYTPPMGDYSEAEDASFSFPQIISGPPIGTQGPVLVSAPMTGVTTNESTAVEGTRVTVVPHVMVKEDPSAGGAPHTTIVRGFDGFVGTKNKLELLEERLRAIEGVESFGFGDVARLSLVPGVMIPHKFKTPEFEKYKGNTCPKSHLTMYCRKMAAYAYDDKLLIHFFQDSLAGVALNWYTHLEPSRIRCWADLADAFIKQYIYNTHIAPDRLQLQSMSKKGNETFKEYAQRWRELAAQVEPPLYDREVVAMFVNTLQPPFYENMVANVSANFADIIIIGERIEIGVKSGKIAYSSPATANYKKPNFNAGKKKEGDVHAASAMPAWGGQAPTHSFRPYAGEPPYAANAAFAHQARPQQQQGYYQPPLPSTDTWRAGAIAGPNQNAGQNAYPRRNQFVNFTPIPTTYTKLLPHLIKRGLVAICPMKPVQPPYPRGYDAEAKCSYHGGGVGHSTERCLAFKHKVQTLIDSGWLKFEEDKPSVETNPLAGHGSASTNAVENEKHELIRYAGEIQSSRKLIFKALIKVGLLKGDCGEDVTCALHPDDGHSIEECGEFEDILQDLLDRSLMQVRCKDKEGEVFTQIGGESDVTLPEPLVIHFTRTTPVPVTEKRPSVIIRAPSPFPYKSEKAVPWTYEAHVLDEGKGADSAVENITGIGGMTRSGRIFASPTVTKEGTNNNERTMTAKAREVLKGKGAQVEETPNEGEKKEISEEEACEFLKFIQQSEYKVVEQLNRMPARISLLELLMHSTSHRKLLMKVLSEAHVEHGISLNKFEGIVGNIIANNYLTFTDEEIPTEGRGHNKALHVSVKCLDHVIARVLVDNGSSLNVMPKSTLEKLPCDGIHMKPSSMIVRAFDGSKRAVMGEIELPVQVGPCVFQVTFQVMDILPAYSCLLGRPWIHFAGVVPSTLHQKLKYVMGDKLVIISGEEDLLVSGPSSTRYVEVAEEALETAFQSLEIVGNAYVEPFLVSPHLTRASIMMIKVLLKEGYIPGRGLGKHGQGRTFPLKVVENRNRYGLGYKPNKEDKRRLIEERRERGLARVERREPQVEKIGIRDIKESFRSAGWINAGHIAAVEDEDSSECSSFVQACSPAAPLNNWETLSLPVMLNLNKVYDNEIFENNNVDIPDFEHPVDNTEDDYEDDPEPSPELLRLVEQESKEIKPHQEDVEELNLGEEGEIKEVKIGTGMKKEVREGLRALLREFKDVFAWSYNDMPGLDTDIVQHKLPLKQECLPVKQRLRRMKPEMSLKIKEEVQKQFDAGFLAVAKYPQWVANIVPVPKKDGKVRMCVDYRDLNRASPKDNFPLPHIDTLVDNTAKYSLFSFMDGFSGYNQIKMAPEDMEKTTFITLWGTFCYKVMSFGLKNAGATYQRAMVALFHDMMHKEIEVYVDDMIAKSESEEEHVLNLRKLFERLRKYKLRLNPAKCTFGVKSGKLLGFIVSQRGIEVDPDKVRAITEMPAPRTEKEVRGFLGRLNYIARFISQLTATCEPLFKLLRKNQAVVWNEDCHAAFERVKQYLRNPPVLRPPEPGKPLILYLTVLERSMGCVLGQHDEVGKREHAIYYLSKKFTECEQRYSSLERTCCALAWAAHRLRQYMLSHSTWLISKMDPIKFIFEKPALTGRIARWQMLLSEYDIVYVTQKSIKGSALAEYLAHQPISDYQPMQPEFPDEDIMALLEENKEDRDEKAWTVLFDGASNVMGHGIGAVLVSPRKQYIPMTARLCFNCTNNIAEYEACAMGIRAAIESKARVLDVYGDSALVIHQLKGEWETRDTKLIPYQVYIRGLMKYFDSITLNHIPREENQLADALATLSSMFEVDQDANLPMIKMKSHAEPAYCHFIEEELDGKPWYFDIKHYLKTREYPEKVSENDKRSLRRLAGNFILSGDILYKRNHDMVLLRCVDAKEAELILREVHEGTFGTHMNGHSMARKILRAGYFWLTMESDCCTHVRKCEKCQKYADNINVPPTTLNVLSAPWPFSMWGIDVIGAIEPKASNGHRFILVAIDYFTKWVEAASYANVTRKVVTRFIKKELICRYGLPNRIITDNATNLNNQMMTELCEEFKIHHHNSSPYRPKMNGAVEAANKNIKKIVQKMVVTYKDWHEMLPFALHGYRTSVRTSTGATPFSLVYGMEAVLPFEVEIPSLRVLMETQLEEAEWVQARFDQLNFIEEKRLTAVCHGQLYQRRIKNAFDKRVHPREFHEGELVLKKISPVQKDHRGKWTPNYEGPFVVKKAFSGGALILTRMDGEELPLPVNSDAVKKFYA, translated from the exons ATGGAAGATTGGGAGGAAGCCCACGAAGTTATCAAAGCCGATATCAGTCAGCTGAAGGACCAGATGGGTCAGATCCTTACTGCTCTAGAATCTCTTAAGACTGCGGGAGAGTCCTCGTCAGCACGAATCGAAGGGAATATCCCCCCTTATCCCCCAAAGTTTAACGCTTTGAGCCCGTCGATTTCGTTCCCGATGTATGGCCTACCCCCAGGATACACTCCCCCTATGGGAGATTACTCGGAAGCAGAAGATGCGTCTTTCTCTTTCCCCCAAATCATCAGTGGACCGCCCATCGGTACTCAGGGCCCTGTCCTAGTTTCGGCACCCATGACAGGTGTAACTACGAATGAGTCGACCGCAGTGGAAGGAACGCGGGTAACTGTAGTGCCACACGTAATGGTCAAGGAGGATCCTTCAGCCGGGGGCGCGCCACATACCACAATAGTTAGGGGATTCGATGGCTTCGTCGGAACTAAAAATAAGTTGGAACTTCTGGAAGAAAGACTTAGAGCTATAGAAGGAGTGGAAAGCTTTGGGTTCGGAGACGTTGCAAGACTGAGCTTGGTTCCCGGGGTGATGATACCGCACAAATTTAAAACGCCGGAGTTCGAGAAATACAAAGGTAACACATGCCCGAAAAGCCATCTGACCATGTACTGTAGAAAGATGGCTGCGTACGCTTACGATGATAAGCTACTCATCCATTTTTTTCAAGACAGTTTGGCCGGGGTAGCGTTGAACTGGTACACCCATCTTGAGCCGTCTCGAATCCGTTGCTGGGCAGACCTGGCAGACGCCTTTATAAAGCAGTATATATACAACACGCACATCGCACCGGATCGACTGCAGCTGCAAAGTATGTCAAAGAAGGGCAACGAAACTTTCAAGGAATATGCCCAACGGTGGAGAGAGTTAGCTGCACAAGTTGAGCCACCTTTGTATGACAGGGAGGTGGTGGCAATGTTTGTGAACACTCTCCAGCCGCCGTTTTACGAGAACATGGTCGCGAATGTATCTGCTAATTTCGCTGATATCATTATAATAGGCGAACGGATAGAAATTGGGGTTAAGAGCGGGAAAATTGCATACAGTTCGCCCGCCACTGCGAATTACAAAAAACCCAATTTCAATGcgggaaagaagaaggaagggGATGTGCATGCGGCATCGGCAATGCCTGCGTGGGGAGGTCAAGCTCCCACTCATAGCTTCCGACCATATGCGGGGGAACCCCCTTATGCAGCCAATGCGGCGTTTGCTCATCAAGCCaggcctcaacaacaacaaggGTATTATCAACCGCCATTGCCCTCAACTGATACTTGGAGGGCTGGGGCAATTGCAGGTCCAAATCAGAATGCGGGCCAAAACGCTTACCCGAGAAGGAACCAATTTGTTAATTTCACCCCCATCCCTACAACTTATACAAAATTGTTACCCCATCTCATCAAAAGGGGTTTGGTTGCCATTTGCCCGATGAAGCCCGTGCAACCTCCGTACCCTAGGGGTTATGATGCAGAAGCCAAATGTAGTTACCATGGGGGAGGTGTTGGTCACTCAACTGAGAGGTGTCTGGCTTTTAAACACAAAGTACAGACTCTAATCGACTCGGGGtggttaaagtttgaagaagaTAAACCTAGCGTCGAGACTAATCCGCTTGCTGGGCATGGGAGTGCCTCGACGAATGCCGTCGAGAATGAAAAACATGAGCTGATAAGATACGCGGGTGAAATCCAAAGTTCTAGGAAACTTATCTTTAAGGCGTTGATAAAAGTGGGCCTTTTAAAAGGCGATTGTGGCGAGGATGTAACATGTGCGCTTCATCCAGACGATGGACACTCTATTGAGGAATGTGGTGAATTTGAAGATATTTTACAGGACTTGCTGGATAGAAGTTTAATGCAAGTACGCTGCAAGGATAAGGAGGGTGAAGTGTTCACACAAATCGGCGGGGAATCCGACGTGACTTTGCCTGAGCCATTGGTGATCCATTTCACTAGAACCACCCCTGTGCCAGTGACTGAAAAAAGGCCGTCTGTCATCATTCGGGCGCCGTCTCCCTTTCCTTACAAAAGTGAGAAGGCTGTCCCTTGGACGTATGAAGCACATGTGTTAGACGAGGGAAAAGGCGCAGATTCGGCCGTTGAGAACATAACAGGCATAGGTGGGATGACGAGAAGTGGTCGAATCTTCGCGTCACCAACGGTGACAAAAGAGGGGAccaataataatgaaagaacaATGACCGCGAAAGCTAGGGAGGTCTTAAAAGGAAAGGGCGCGCAGGTAGAGGAGACCCCTAACGagggagaaaagaaagaaatatccGAAGAAGAGGCCTgcgaatttttaaaattcattcaacaGAGTGAGTATAAAGTAGTGGAGCAGTTGAATCGCATGCCTGCTCGGATTTCCTTGTTAGAATTGCTTATGCATTCTACCTCTCACAGAAAGTTGTTGATGAAAGTACTCAGTGAGGCTCATGTCGAGCATGGTATTTCGTTGAACAAGTTTGAGGGCATCGTTGGCAACATCATCGCTAATAACTACCTCACTTTTACTGATGAGGAGATACCCACTGAAGGGAGAGGTCATAACAAGGCTCTTCATGTCTCAGTGAAATGTTTAGATCACGTTATAGCGCGTGTCTTGGTGGACAATGGTTCCTCTCTCAATGTCATGCCAAAATCGACATTGGAGAAGCTACCATGTGATGGAATACATATGAAGCCAAGCTCTATGATTGTGAGGGCATTTGATGGCAGTAAAAGGGCAGTGATGGGGGAAATTGAATTGCCTGTTCAAGTCGGTCCTTGTGTCTTTCAAGTGACCTTTCAAGTTATGGATATCCTCCCGGCTTATAGTTGTTTGTTGGGTCGCCCGTGGATCCATTTCGCAGGAGTCGTGCCTTCCACACTACACCAAAAGCTGAAATACGTTATGGGAGATAAGCTGGTGATAATATCAGGAGAGGAGGACCTCCTTGTGAGCGGACCATCGTCCACGCGATATGTTGAGGTGGCCGAGGAAGCTCTTGAAACAGCCTTCCAGTCATTGGAGATCGTAGGAAATGCCTATGTGGAACCATTCCTAGTGAGCCCACATTTGACACGTGCTTCTATCATGATGATCAAGGTCTTGCTGAAAGAGGGGTATATACCTGGTAGAGGTTTAGGCAAGCATGGGCAGGGTCGAACTTTCCCCCTAAAGGTCGTTGAGAATAGAAACCGATACGGCCTAGGGTACAAGCCCAACAAAGAGGACAAACGCAGGCTGATAGAAGAAAGGAGAGAGCGCGGTCTGGCTCGTGTAGAAAGGCGTGAACCTCAGGTGGAAAAGATTGGTATTCGTGacatcaaggagagctttcgtAGTGCTGGATGGATCAACGCGGGCCATATAGCCGCCGTTGAGGATGAAGATAGCTCTGAATGCTCAAGTTTCGTGCAGGCTTGCTCCCCAGCTGCACCACTCAACAATTGGGAAACTCTGAGTCTACCCGTGATGCTTAATCTGAATAAAGt ATATGACAATGAAATTTTCGAAAATAACAATGTCGATATTCCTGATTTTGAGCACCCTGTCGATAATACGGAAGATGATTACGAAGATGATCCGGAACCCTCTCCAGAGCTCTTGAGATTAGTGGAACAAGAGTCTAAAGAGATAAAACCCCATCAGGAGGATGTTGAAGAGCTCAACTTGGGAGAGGAAGGAGAGATAAAGGAAGTAAAAATCGGTACTGGCATGAAAAAGGAAGTGAGGGAAGGGCTGCGAGCCCTACTAAGGGAGTTTAAGGATGTGTTCGCTTGGTCTTACAATGACATGCCAGGGTTGGATACCGATATTGTGCAACATAAGCTCCCACTTAAGCAGGAATGCCTCCCGGTCAAGCAAAGACTAAGAAGAATGAAACCAGAAATGTCATTGAAAATTAAGGAAGAGGTACAGAAGCAATTCGACGCAGGATTTCTGGCTGTGGCGAAATACCCACAATGGGTGGCGAATATTGTACCAGTGCCTAAGAAAGATGGGAAAGTTCGAATGTGCGTCGACTATCGTGATTTGAATCGTGCAAGTCCGAAGGATAATTTCCCGTTACCACACATCGACACTTTAGTTGACAATACAGCCAAGTACTCGCTGTTTTCATTCATGGATGGTTTCTCGGGGTATAATCAGATTAAGATGGCGCCTGAGGACATGGAAAAGACGACCTTCATCACTTTGTGGGGGACCTTTTGTTATAAGGTGATGTCTTTCGGGCTCAAGAACGCCGGGGCAACATATCAAAGGGCGATGGTGGCACTTTTCCATGATATGATGCACAAGGAGATCGAagtttatgtggatgacatgatcGCAAAGTCTGAATCGGAAGAAGAACACGTCCTCAACTTGAGAAAGTTATTCGAGAGATTGAGAAAGTACAAACTGAGGTTAAACCCGGCCAAATGTACGTTTGGAGTAAAGTCTGGAAAATTGTTGGGCTTTATCGTCAGCCAAAGAGGGATAGAAGTTGATCCTGACAAAGTAAGAGCAATAACGGAAATGCCGGCACCCAGGACAGAAAAGGAGGTTCGAGGGTTTTTGGGTAGATTGAATTACATTGCTAGATTCATCTCCCAATTAACTGCTACTTGTGAACCATTGTTCAAGTTGTTACGGAAGAATCAAGCTGTGGTGTGGAATGAGGATTGTCATGCCGCTTTTGAGAGAGTCAAACAATACTTACGGAACCCTCCCGTACTACGCCCACCAGAGCCAGGAAAACCACTCATTTTGTACTTAACTGTATTGGAAAGGTCAATGGGTTGCGTATTGGGTCAACATGATGAAGTTGGAAAAAGAGAGCATGCAATATATTACTTGAGCAAGAAATTCACAGAATGTGAACAAAGATATTCATCGTTAGAGCGAACTTGTTGTGCATTGGCATGGGCTGCTCATCGCCTAAGGCAATACATGTTGAGTCACTCTACATGGTTGATATCCAAGATGGATCCTATCaagtttatttttgaaaagcctGCTCTCACTGGAAGGATAGCTCGGTGGCAGATGCTATTGTCAGAGTACGACATCGTATATGTTACTCAGAAATCCATCAAGGGTAGTGCTCTAGCAGAATATCTGGCTCATCAACCCATTAGTGATTATCAACCAATGCAACCTGAATTTCCCGATGAAGACATCATGGCTCTACTAGAAGAGAACAAAGAAGATCGAGACGAAAAAGCATGGACAGTATTATTCGACGGAGCCTCGAATGTGATGGGACATGGAATAGGGGCAGTGCTTGTTTCTCCACGGAAGCAGTATATACCAATGACAGCAAGGTTGTGCTTTAATTGTACGAATAACATTGCAGAATATGAGGCTTGTGCTATGGGTATTCGGGCGGCAATCGAATCTAAGGCAAGAGTTCTAGATGTATACGGAGATTCAGCTTTGGTCATCCACCAGTTGAAGGGAGAATGGGAGACTAGGGATACAAAATTAATTCCCTACCAGGTTTACATCAGGGGATTAATGAAGTATTTCGATTCCATCACGCTTAACCATATACCTCGAGAAGAAAATCAATTGGCAGACGCCTTGGCTACCTTGTCGTCAATGTTTGAAGTTGACCAAGATGCAAACTTACCaatgattaaaatgaaaagtcaTGCAGAGCCAGCATATTGTCATTTCATCGAAGAGGAATTAGATGGTAAGCCTTGGTATTTTGATATCAAGCATTATCTTAAGACACGAGAATACCCTGAGAAGGTGTCTGAAAACGATAAGAGGTCGCTAAGGAGATTGGCTGGCAATTTTATCTTGAGTGGGGATATTTTATACAAGAGAAATCACGACATGGTCCTCCTCAGATGCGTGGATGCAAAGGAGGCTGAGCTGATATTGAGAGAAGTGCACGAGGGTACTTTTGGCACCCACATGAACGGGCACTCGATGGCCAGGAAGATATTGAGAGCTGGTTATTTTTGGCTGACCATGGAAAGCGATTGTTGCACACATGTGAGAAAGTGTGAGAAATGTCAGAAGTATGCAGATAATATCAATGTGCCACCCACTACTCTGAACGTGTTGTCTGCACCATGGCCATTTTCGATGTGGGGGATAGATGTCATCGGAGCTATAGAGCCGAAGGCGTCGaatggacatcgtttcatactaGTCGCGATCGATTACTTCACCAAATGGGTGGAGGCTGCTTCTTATGCAAACGTGACTAGAAAGGTGGTGACTAGATTCATAAAAAAGGAGTTGATCTGTAGATACGGGCTCCCTAACAGAATTATCACTGATAATGCCACTAACCTGAACAACCAGATGATGACAGAGTTATGTGAGGAATTCAAGATTCATCATCACAATTCTTCTCCTTACCGTCCAAAGATGAATGGGGCGGTAGAGGCTGCCAATAAGaatattaagaaaattgtaCAAAAGATGGTGGTCACCTATAAAGATTGGCACGAAATGCTTCCTTTCGCTCTACATGGATATCGCACATCGGTACGAACATCAACTGGGGCAACACCTTTCTCGCTTGTGTATGGGATGGAAGCAGTACTTCCGTTTGAGGTGGAAATTCCATCCTTACGAGTGTTAATGGAAACCCAACTAGAGGAAGCTGAGTGGGTTCAAGCTCGATTTGATCAGCTCAATTTCATCGAAGAAAAAAGGTTAACGGCAGTGTGTCATGGACAATTGTACCAAAGGAGAATAAAAAACGCATTTGACAAGAGGGTGCATCCAAGAGAATTCCACGAAGGCGAGCTGGTGTTGAAGAAGATCTCGCCTGTACAAAAGGATCATAGAGGCAAGTGGACCCCGAATTATGAAGGGCCATTCGTAGTGAAGAAAGCATTCTCTGGCGGGGCACTAATTCTCACGAGGATGGATGGAGAGGAGTTACCATTACCGGTTAATTCGGATGCGGTTAAAAAGTTTTACGCATGA